A section of the Pedobacter sp. HDW13 genome encodes:
- a CDS encoding ABC transporter ATP-binding protein, with the protein MIKIEKLEKVYKTEEVETTALNGIDLHVKEGEFVSIMGPSGCGKSTLLNVMGLLDKPESGSYKFIDTELLTLNDRERSNFRKRNMGFVFQNFNLIDELTVFENIELPLIYNKVPATERKKLVNEIIERMNIVNRSGHFPQQLSGGQQQRVAVARALVTKPKLVLADEPTGNLDSSHGNEVMELLCELNETGTTIVMVTHSSHDASFSNRIINLKDGHVISEKINKSRNEELI; encoded by the coding sequence ATGATTAAAATAGAAAAACTGGAAAAAGTTTACAAAACAGAAGAAGTAGAAACAACAGCCCTTAACGGGATCGATCTTCATGTAAAAGAAGGCGAGTTTGTATCCATTATGGGGCCATCAGGCTGCGGAAAATCTACCCTCTTAAACGTAATGGGCTTGTTAGATAAACCAGAAAGCGGAAGCTACAAGTTTATTGATACCGAGCTTTTAACGCTTAACGATAGAGAACGTTCCAATTTCCGCAAAAGAAATATGGGCTTCGTTTTCCAGAATTTTAATCTGATTGATGAACTTACTGTTTTTGAAAATATAGAACTGCCTTTAATTTATAATAAAGTTCCGGCAACCGAGCGCAAGAAACTGGTTAACGAAATTATTGAGCGGATGAACATTGTAAACCGTAGCGGGCACTTTCCGCAACAGTTATCCGGTGGTCAGCAGCAGCGTGTGGCAGTAGCCCGGGCTTTAGTAACCAAGCCTAAATTGGTTTTGGCCGATGAGCCTACCGGGAACCTGGATAGCTCGCACGGTAACGAAGTGATGGAGTTGCTTTGTGAGTTAAACGAAACAGGAACCACTATTGTAATGGTAACACACTCGAGCCATGATGCCAGTTTTTCTAACCGGATTATTAACCTGAAAGATGGCCATGTAATTTCGGAAAAGATAAACAAGAGTAGAAACGAAGAGCTGATATAG
- a CDS encoding efflux RND transporter periplasmic adaptor subunit: MDKKIEKKRFSRKTLLMIGGAVAFVAIVIYGYTLSLKKVYSADADKLTISKVEFGDFEDVVLLNASVVPLTSVIVSSSEGGTVAEIFTENGASVVKGTPLLRISNSNAMLSYTSSQTAATEQINQLRKSRLDLEQNQRVLNQDLLDVENNLRTATRQFRLDSNLFSKKVITLQEFNKSSQDYEYYQGKRKIVRQAIAQENQSRKMQLAQIDQSMGQMNESLEMIRKNIENMTIKAPVSGKLSSYDPVIGKSYNSNEMIGKIDVLQGYKLQAGVDEYYINRVKEGQTATCEFNGKTYNLTVSKVIPEVTAGQFQVEMVFKTAAPDGLRRGLSLQTKLTLSDNSKSLLLSQGQFFQSTGGSWVFVVNNGKATKKNVKIGRKNYLYYEILDGLQKGDEVITSSYDQFNQYDQVEINK, translated from the coding sequence ATGGACAAGAAAATAGAGAAGAAAAGATTTAGCAGAAAAACCTTATTGATGATAGGCGGCGCCGTTGCTTTTGTGGCAATTGTAATTTATGGCTACACCTTATCGCTAAAGAAAGTATACAGTGCCGATGCCGATAAATTAACCATCAGCAAAGTAGAGTTTGGCGATTTTGAAGATGTTGTTTTGTTAAATGCCAGTGTGGTTCCACTAACCTCGGTAATTGTAAGTTCATCAGAAGGCGGAACAGTAGCCGAAATCTTTACCGAAAATGGTGCTTCGGTAGTAAAAGGTACGCCACTGTTACGGATCTCTAATTCGAATGCGATGTTAAGTTACACTTCGAGCCAAACAGCAGCTACCGAACAGATTAACCAATTGCGTAAATCACGTTTGGATTTGGAGCAAAACCAAAGGGTGCTAAACCAGGATTTACTGGATGTTGAAAATAACCTGCGTACAGCGACAAGACAGTTTCGTTTGGATAGTAACCTGTTCAGTAAAAAAGTAATTACGCTGCAGGAATTTAACAAATCGAGTCAGGATTACGAGTATTACCAGGGCAAACGTAAAATTGTAAGACAGGCTATTGCCCAGGAAAACCAAAGCAGAAAAATGCAACTCGCACAAATCGACCAATCGATGGGACAAATGAACGAGAGTTTGGAAATGATCAGGAAAAACATCGAAAATATGACGATCAAGGCACCCGTTTCAGGTAAATTGTCTTCTTACGATCCGGTAATTGGTAAATCTTACAATTCGAACGAAATGATCGGAAAGATTGATGTATTGCAAGGGTATAAATTGCAGGCAGGCGTTGATGAATATTACATTAACAGGGTAAAAGAAGGGCAAACCGCTACCTGCGAATTTAATGGTAAAACCTATAATTTAACCGTGAGTAAAGTAATACCAGAGGTTACAGCAGGGCAGTTTCAGGTAGAAATGGTGTTTAAAACTGCCGCACCTGATGGTTTACGTCGTGGCTTATCACTGCAAACCAAGTTAACCTTGTCTGATAACAGTAAATCGTTGCTTTTGTCGCAAGGGCAGTTTTTTCAAAGTACAGGCGGCTCGTGGGTGTTTGTGGTAAACAACGGCAAAGCGACCAAGAAAAATGTGAAAATTGGAAGGAAAAACTACCTCTACTACGAAATATTGGATGGTTTGCAGAAAGGCGATGAGGTAATAACTTCTTCTTACGATCAATTTAACCAGTACGATCAGGTAGAGATTAATAAATAA